In Fundulus heteroclitus isolate FHET01 chromosome 18, MU-UCD_Fhet_4.1, whole genome shotgun sequence, a single genomic region encodes these proteins:
- the tlcd5a gene encoding TLC domain-containing protein 5a: MAPLVVFALLCLCCWASLYFLLCAVNGSRSHEWNCRLVTLVHGIVAICITAYIGYVDGPWPFTHPGTKNTPLQISALVVSLGYFVFDMAWCVYFRTEGPVMLAHHTMSILGILLTLWLGESGIESCAVLFGSEVTNPLLQTRWFLKQTGRYETALGDAVDVLFVLLFVAMRIFVGGTMLYCELISPRPRFFIKCGGVAMYALSWAFMVDIARFAVRKSRSWHRQRVRKEVAAAAANGHDGKMD; the protein is encoded by the exons ATGGCGCCGCTCGTAGTGTTTGCCCTCCTCTGCCTGTGCTGCTGGGCATCTCTCTACTTCCTCTTGTGCGCCGTCAACGGCTCCAGGAGCCACGAGTGGAACTGTCGCCTCGTCACCTTGGTGCACGGCATCGTGGCGATTTGCATCACGGCGTACATAGGCTACGTGGACGGACCGTGGCCGTTCACCCACCCAG GCACCAAGAACACCCCTCTACAAATAAGCGCCTTGGTGGTCAGTCTGGGCTACTTCGTCTTCGACATGGCCTGGTGCGTGTACTTCCGCACCGAGGGGCCCGTCATGCTGGCCCACCACACCAtgagcatcctgggcatcctgCTGACCCTGTGGCTGGGCGAGTCGGGCATCGAGTCCTGCGCCGTTCTCTTCGGCAGCGAGGTCACCAACCCCCTGCTGCAGACGCGCTGGTTCCTCAAGCAGACGGGGCGCTACGAGACGGCGCTGGGGGACGCCGTGGACGTGCTGTTCGTGCTGCTGTTCGTGGCCATGCGCATCTTCGTGGGAGGCACAATGCTGTACTGTGAGCTGATCTCCCCGCGGCCCAGATTCTTCATCAAGTGCGGAGGGGTGGCCATGTACGCGCTGTCCTGGGCCTTCATGGTGGACATCGCCCGCTTCGCCGTGCGGAAGAGCAGGAGCTGGCACCGGCAGAGAGTCCGAAAGGAggtggctgctgctgcagctaacGGTCACGATGGGAAGATGGACTGA
- the LOC118556579 gene encoding uncharacterized protein LOC118556579 isoform X1 — MADSVNRTNSSGYLMPFSAYANSLPSDAKERYKLKLLYNAGTCSLPDPYSLTEQWSKNPDEWPDLTFGDIYLYLIDTPSIFTKESMKAYKSLEAYKYVLSGHVQEVLSHQIDPSCPYIALKTKVTPSQRIRDKPHEPWVYLEKSSGTVYCAHCTCMAGLGEVCSHVAALLFKVEMAVKMGLTQSSSTSKACQWNSSFRKEVTPATISGIFSEIKGRRTKEIDSVHAHGTAQLPPQSVLDSLYSIAPNAAFFTSVNVLSPIANADLVGRETKYPQLLSTLQQEFQEDSITELCAEVLKNYSVSSSQASNLEYATRNQSISPLWYQHRTGRITASKAHDVLVRQPTTNPDTLVKRIVGYKVYDLSKSAAVKWGTETEDECRQAYSLHQKAGHINFTCRLSGFVIDPNHPFLGASPDGAVNCDCCGNGTLEIKCPFKHRNVAVEEAAIIDKDFCLDATLHLKENHRYYTQVQMQMFLTKSQYCDFVVFTKSEPASMCIIRITLDEKFCENLINKCEKFIEDHVVHELITRQLENESVVNQELDINGKKTWCICNEPEYGRMIKCDGELCPYEWFHYKCVNIRRKPRGQWFCASCEP, encoded by the exons ATGGCGGATAGTGTAAACAGGACGAACTCGAGCGGATATCTTATGCCTTTCTCCGCGTATGCGAACTCCCTCCCTTCAGATGCGAAAGAGAGATATAAGTTAAAGTTATTGTACAACGCTGGTACGTGTTCCTTGCCCGATCCATATAGTTTAACGGAACAATGGAGCAAAAATCCCGACGAGTGGCCGGACCTAACGTTTGGCGACATTTACCTATATCTGATCGATACGCCATCCATTTTCACCAAAGAATCGATGAAAGCCTACAAATCGTTGGAAGCATACAA gTATGTTTTAAGTGGCCATGTACAGGAGGTATTGTCACACCAAATTGATCCAAGCTGCCCCTACATTGCTCTGAAGACCAAGGTTACTCCATCCCAGAGAATACGAGACAAACCACATGAACCATGGGTTTATTTGGAGAAATCTAGTGGAACTGTCTACTGTGCACATTGTACATGCATGGCTgg GCTTGGAGAAGTATGCAGCCATGTGGCGGCACTTTTGTTCAAAGTGGAGATGGCTGTAAAGATGGGACTGACCCAATCAAGCTCCACAAGTAAAGCCTGTCAGTGGAATAGCTCTTTTCGAAAAGAG gtaACCCCAGCCACCATCTCTGGAATATTCAGTGAAATTAAAGGAAGACGTACTAAGGAAATAGATTCTGTTCATGCACATGGTACAGCCCAACTTCCTCCACAAAGTGTTCTGGATAGCCTTTATTCCATTGCACCCAATGCAGCTTTCTTCACCTCTGTTAACGTGTTGTCACCAATTGCAAACGCTGATCTTGTGGGGAGAGAGACAAAATACCCTCAACTTCTTTCAACGCTACAACAAGAATTTCAAGAAGATTCGATAACAGAACTTTGTGCTGAAGTGTTAAAGAACTATTCGGTGTCCTCTTCACAAGCCAGCAACTTGGAATATGCGACAAGGAACCAGTCTATCAGTCCACTGTGGTACCAACACCGGACAGGGAGGATTACTGCTTCCAAAGCCCATGATGTTCTCGTTAGACAACCAACAACCAATCCTGACACTCTTGTAAAGAGAATAGTAGGATACAAGGTGTATGACCTCTCCAAAAGTGCTGCTGTCAAGTGGGGAACTGAGACAGAAGATGAATGCAGACAAGCCTACAGTCTTCACCAGAAAGCAGGACATATAAATTTCACCTGTAGGTTATCAGGGTTTGTGATTGACCCAAACCATCCATTCCTCGGAGCCAGCCCTGATGGAGCTGTGAACTGTGATTGTTGTGGCAATGGAACTTTAGAAATCAAGTGTCCCTTTAAACATAGGAATGTTGCTGTTGAGGAAGCAGCCATCATAGATAAGGATTTTTGCCTTGATGCTACTCTACATCTTAAGGAAAACCATAGATACTACACCCAAGTTCAAATGCAGATGTTTTTAACAAAGAGTCAGTATTGTGACTTTGTAGTATTCACTAAGAGTGAGCCAGCAAGCATGTGTATTATTCGCATTACACTTGATGAAAAGTTCTGTGAAAACCTCATAAACAAATGTGAGAAGTTTATTGAAGACCATGTTGTCCATGAACTTATAACTCGTCAGTTAGAAAATGAATCTGTTGTCAACCAAGAACTggatattaatggaaaaaaaacctggtgcATTTGTAATGAACCTGAATATGGACGAATGATTAAATGTGATGGTGAGTTATGTCCGTACGAATGGTTCCACTATAAATGTGTGAACATTCGACGAAAACCCCGTGGTCAGTGGTTTTGTGCAAGTTGTGAACCATGA
- the LOC118556579 gene encoding uncharacterized protein LOC118556579 isoform X2, whose translation MAGLGEVCSHVAALLFKVEMAVKMGLTQSSSTSKACQWNSSFRKEVTPATISGIFSEIKGRRTKEIDSVHAHGTAQLPPQSVLDSLYSIAPNAAFFTSVNVLSPIANADLVGRETKYPQLLSTLQQEFQEDSITELCAEVLKNYSVSSSQASNLEYATRNQSISPLWYQHRTGRITASKAHDVLVRQPTTNPDTLVKRIVGYKVYDLSKSAAVKWGTETEDECRQAYSLHQKAGHINFTCRLSGFVIDPNHPFLGASPDGAVNCDCCGNGTLEIKCPFKHRNVAVEEAAIIDKDFCLDATLHLKENHRYYTQVQMQMFLTKSQYCDFVVFTKSEPASMCIIRITLDEKFCENLINKCEKFIEDHVVHELITRQLENESVVNQELDINGKKTWCICNEPEYGRMIKCDGELCPYEWFHYKCVNIRRKPRGQWFCASCEP comes from the exons ATGGCTgg GCTTGGAGAAGTATGCAGCCATGTGGCGGCACTTTTGTTCAAAGTGGAGATGGCTGTAAAGATGGGACTGACCCAATCAAGCTCCACAAGTAAAGCCTGTCAGTGGAATAGCTCTTTTCGAAAAGAG gtaACCCCAGCCACCATCTCTGGAATATTCAGTGAAATTAAAGGAAGACGTACTAAGGAAATAGATTCTGTTCATGCACATGGTACAGCCCAACTTCCTCCACAAAGTGTTCTGGATAGCCTTTATTCCATTGCACCCAATGCAGCTTTCTTCACCTCTGTTAACGTGTTGTCACCAATTGCAAACGCTGATCTTGTGGGGAGAGAGACAAAATACCCTCAACTTCTTTCAACGCTACAACAAGAATTTCAAGAAGATTCGATAACAGAACTTTGTGCTGAAGTGTTAAAGAACTATTCGGTGTCCTCTTCACAAGCCAGCAACTTGGAATATGCGACAAGGAACCAGTCTATCAGTCCACTGTGGTACCAACACCGGACAGGGAGGATTACTGCTTCCAAAGCCCATGATGTTCTCGTTAGACAACCAACAACCAATCCTGACACTCTTGTAAAGAGAATAGTAGGATACAAGGTGTATGACCTCTCCAAAAGTGCTGCTGTCAAGTGGGGAACTGAGACAGAAGATGAATGCAGACAAGCCTACAGTCTTCACCAGAAAGCAGGACATATAAATTTCACCTGTAGGTTATCAGGGTTTGTGATTGACCCAAACCATCCATTCCTCGGAGCCAGCCCTGATGGAGCTGTGAACTGTGATTGTTGTGGCAATGGAACTTTAGAAATCAAGTGTCCCTTTAAACATAGGAATGTTGCTGTTGAGGAAGCAGCCATCATAGATAAGGATTTTTGCCTTGATGCTACTCTACATCTTAAGGAAAACCATAGATACTACACCCAAGTTCAAATGCAGATGTTTTTAACAAAGAGTCAGTATTGTGACTTTGTAGTATTCACTAAGAGTGAGCCAGCAAGCATGTGTATTATTCGCATTACACTTGATGAAAAGTTCTGTGAAAACCTCATAAACAAATGTGAGAAGTTTATTGAAGACCATGTTGTCCATGAACTTATAACTCGTCAGTTAGAAAATGAATCTGTTGTCAACCAAGAACTggatattaatggaaaaaaaacctggtgcATTTGTAATGAACCTGAATATGGACGAATGATTAAATGTGATGGTGAGTTATGTCCGTACGAATGGTTCCACTATAAATGTGTGAACATTCGACGAAAACCCCGTGGTCAGTGGTTTTGTGCAAGTTGTGAACCATGA